TAAGTCCTGCATGTTATATTCAACTACAGGAAACTGTTTTATAAGTTCAGGCACAGCCCGGAGATTGGGGCGGTCTCCTATCGCAAACCAGAAAGGGTGATTGTATATATGGGGCAGGTCATGAACCCTGAGATAACGGATAAAATTTTTGAAATCATGTTCCTGATTGGCGATAGCCTCAAGTTCTCCGAAATCTTCCGAGTCAAGATCAAAAACATTAATGTGAAGAGTATGTCCCACGTTTTCCGGGTCTTTTATTGAAATCTCAACCCCAGGAACCAGCCCCTCTTTATCCCAGCCGAGCAGGTCATATGCTTTGACAGTATCATGGTCGGTAAAGGTCACAAAATCAAGTCCCTTAGCCTTTGCTTTTTCAAAAAGAACTGCAGGGTGCATTGCCTTTGCCGGAGGGACATCATAGGAACAGGAGGAGTGCACATGCAGGTCCATCTTTTTCCATCCCTCCTGGTGCAGGGTTTCTGCAAGCTCAGAACTTACAGTTGTTTTAGGATTGTTTTCGGGTTTTCCTTGCATAAACAAGCACGACCATTTTATTCGGATTTCTTTCTGTGCAAAATATAAAGAAATTCTTATCCAGTTAAAAGAATGAAGGCAGAAATATAAAGATATTTCGCTAAAAAATATATTTTTCATAATTAATACATAGATAATTGAAGAAATGAGATAGTTAGATAGAAAAGACAGAGATAAAAAATCAAGAGAAAAAGAGTCCTTAAGAAGAAAAAAGCAGAAAAGAAGGTAAAATCTGAGAATATTATTTACCTTACTGCATGGATGGAATAAATAGTAAAAGAACGATCGGAAATAATCCAAAGCGCATACGATCTTTTTTGTAAAAAACCCTC
The genomic region above belongs to Methanosarcina horonobensis HB-1 = JCM 15518 and contains:
- a CDS encoding PHP domain-containing protein, yielding MQGKPENNPKTTVSSELAETLHQEGWKKMDLHVHSSCSYDVPPAKAMHPAVLFEKAKAKGLDFVTFTDHDTVKAYDLLGWDKEGLVPGVEISIKDPENVGHTLHINVFDLDSEDFGELEAIANQEHDFKNFIRYLRVHDLPHIYNHPFWFAIGDRPNLRAVPELIKQFPVVEYNMQDLTEKNLITAALARKYGKGLVATTDSHTGGMGAVYTLAKGDSFREYFGNIKNGRSHIVVEGGASRHLTKELNAWVELVFSMDRNARGEAGFTTNVRTFDRLIGFFANGRIREFPRINGLAMKFFQNFSRSGLPAYMYMRAEKPLVSRIEKMVNLTA